A single Mesomycoplasma bovoculi M165/69 DNA region contains:
- a CDS encoding PDxFFG protein, translated as MKLSKPLSRFLIASATVAASTGILIAGIKLYSIHNELGVYPIQIKDKVSDFIAKKDQISEAEFVNTKGEKVAHFDVKALTDKSVKEPIVLEDNIESKQRRFSTDEFEKWFGEHYNRQTPIFNVRVGLMNFVNEYWDALEPQEFLEYALWFVNNVSWGPDAISLQHFALKKGVTRKGNNLLLGQHSGLRKEETKIDFYPDSFFGSFPIFSKLAGKGNALDNLTYKIFSNPISKSALDEYLATIPQKQVLANWDKRDNVAGLAGISLLKGQKVYKYNLLQLLAQTVGMSSPTDTKTSSAKKIAKEFDKFSRYNFIVFDYPGQTLDQVKEKFEAAALLVANKLSLQLPSGYQFQFDDLELQPKTIANVEIQRGIDKYTTNTGNDNFPQGILKISFEKSGDQTTNDTMGLYLIHNFKDSTMTLEIAEMAAAIKSKVDEIVKDGFYDLYNIHQGDEKQIGLYQQSPDEVSFFAIDNEWNPSPTTYAQNEYLSNFDSSLWSVWTVKNLEKVSPTILKVNLQKGDETTSVQSKSITFDLDPKKPDYKKQLREFSYFKQAINWFDRSTPRIIQEVDQLVNGKSETYYQLYADVYDGLIDTVLTNKPLTGEQLQGTYLTKTVDPKTGMLSYSSQKGQYIGFSPTSRISYISLLKASSPFFKTTGINYLKYVGTHEYGHHQTLTYAQDNSDPSTNVILNALSTITQPQVQSFYNLRTLQLYLDARSSGLKIRRSDPDLNSSLTGVFPNFSYKKGGENSFETEKEIYGSTQNQDIGVLLADPTRRFLQSFNGLKKAAQLRNLKLYDLFLLNSFDTESGTINPSTEDKAEYFRQSQKLLNSIVPGSVPNASQTNIQNQTKTSLSPFISGSDIKDLYTHSITDGKGNQIQFDENNKPIIATYTVNSDGVTFSNLDVKVFYPNGKPVIDVKTFKQSNSLAELTQAISAVQESFLRQLVVKFSDNGWNGTSNTNTSNVEKFRVNSQEWSNILTSLLTNPVEKYAFLNSVSTNNKNNVTFELADHLVQDLDIEKILSNKNEKTDPKNTKEENIKELFQQLQLNEQERQKIESIIQKNTKLKDKNKIIEFFKKKHDDVINQLNTQLKQIQNQQQIVNTTSVQSNNLYDELKNIGDIKNSFYQKISDAIFEKLSKYVSAFDKEINLLELSKVLLDQDKHTPTQTRSTKNGQEITANKEIIKIVTISNKLINLFKQKLYQEVANKLDTLLTFKVNGQTQKAPNLLQQLKKDILAAGDAGKTSDEYHNELFRFRNSIEFGSIPYAKIIDVNGKTYYQNPKYDIFVNINKLDEQGRIIRSQGTATISDNSETDPNSYDKPVHKAPLATLLKLDKLDTLGGLFGIARDFTFHKRSNSSELDKSKIYLDAWDSELFGFDYNHNYFVNQAGTTSFSKMSSFLDFISIDPFMMTIEKVDDDYVRNWNLDYTMTKFDLFSYAFDKLSQENKTTTSKPSESIQNSTTLIDKLASIFNLDKSEIQTKVQGFANTLMNAFEQSTLNLLFKNPDINNKNIDPLFLSSVGFRGFTTYKGNPSDDSSSLTTKFGPFHDLEQVKSGYKTTAFRYRAISDVNSVSFASESFVGDDLNNSNKSQVFSWIKDFLNENSIKYNDISLYMLQYIVGSKNYFAPGTNQPILYTQSDIELTNLRTKNQNRSEARPDDYFSNYVYNFPESLTRDFVQIHYVPSQQNLDNLPSAFSNISENNTGNEYFVDGSLTKRWFRSYMPVFDIGQGRNQTTITPFTNFYLTSLVAGLSAQKLNNLYDSLKEIFEKSQKEQVYKAISDLQVEGQKEISAITGNFAGDKYIDKVLAENKVLEQKEKIAKNFGSKIDEMAGPINIALQLAMTKFQGELQNWHNYYDSTISPFIRDGIWRTGYIGQNNSTNNGFFKDRFQRKVLDWQLYDENRNPVHDDTLSITDLQGQTVTNRPAAYWYYLLKSEGIGETTVSGIWRDSQRDQVVLWGFVKKDEASKIKYLTFEDQSGQKFNISVSTKNNDNLFYLKRQADPSTKWTLADEGYTSWITSWSIIGDFKNALLRPNESGSREFRVYFSDANNKEIPGLLDLGHYEFVAENGKNYNTAPTFLTKKGEQTYFVVRTQFS; from the coding sequence ATGAAACTTAGCAAACCGTTAAGTCGTTTTTTAATTGCTAGTGCTACTGTAGCGGCTAGCACTGGGATTTTGATTGCTGGAATCAAACTCTATTCTATTCACAATGAACTTGGTGTTTATCCAATCCAAATTAAAGATAAAGTTTCTGACTTTATTGCCAAAAAAGATCAAATTTCAGAAGCTGAATTTGTCAACACCAAAGGTGAAAAAGTTGCTCATTTTGATGTTAAGGCTTTAACTGATAAATCAGTTAAAGAACCTATTGTACTTGAGGATAATATCGAATCTAAGCAACGACGTTTTTCAACAGATGAGTTTGAAAAATGATTTGGCGAACACTACAATCGTCAAACTCCCATTTTTAATGTTCGCGTTGGTTTGATGAACTTTGTTAATGAGTATTGAGATGCACTAGAACCACAAGAGTTTTTAGAATATGCCTTGTGATTTGTTAATAATGTTTCTTGAGGACCAGATGCAATTAGTCTCCAACACTTTGCTCTTAAAAAAGGTGTGACACGTAAAGGAAATAACTTACTTTTAGGTCAACACTCAGGGCTACGTAAAGAAGAAACAAAAATCGATTTTTATCCTGATTCATTTTTTGGTTCATTTCCTATTTTTTCAAAATTAGCAGGAAAAGGAAATGCTCTTGATAATTTAACTTATAAAATTTTTAGTAATCCAATTTCCAAATCTGCCCTTGATGAATATTTGGCAACTATTCCTCAAAAACAAGTGCTAGCAAACTGGGATAAACGAGATAATGTTGCTGGATTGGCTGGGATTAGCTTGCTTAAAGGTCAAAAAGTTTATAAATATAATCTCCTCCAATTGTTAGCGCAAACAGTTGGAATGTCTAGCCCAACAGATACAAAAACATCAAGTGCAAAAAAAATAGCTAAAGAATTTGATAAATTTAGTAGATATAATTTCATAGTTTTTGACTATCCAGGTCAAACATTAGATCAAGTAAAAGAAAAATTTGAAGCTGCAGCTCTTTTAGTTGCTAATAAGCTAAGTTTACAATTACCTAGTGGTTATCAATTTCAATTTGATGATTTAGAACTTCAACCAAAAACTATTGCTAATGTTGAAATTCAAAGAGGTATTGATAAATACACAACTAATACAGGGAATGATAATTTTCCACAAGGTATTTTAAAAATTAGTTTTGAAAAAAGTGGTGATCAAACAACAAATGATACAATGGGTCTTTATTTAATTCATAATTTTAAAGATTCAACAATGACTTTAGAAATTGCTGAAATGGCAGCTGCTATTAAATCTAAAGTAGATGAAATTGTTAAAGATGGTTTTTATGACTTGTATAACATTCATCAAGGTGATGAAAAACAAATCGGACTTTATCAACAAAGTCCTGATGAAGTAAGTTTTTTCGCTATTGACAATGAGTGAAATCCTAGTCCAACCACTTATGCACAAAATGAGTACTTAAGTAATTTTGACTCTAGTTTGTGAAGTGTTTGAACTGTTAAAAATTTGGAAAAAGTTAGTCCAACTATTTTAAAAGTCAACTTACAAAAAGGTGATGAAACAACTTCAGTTCAAAGTAAATCAATTACTTTTGACCTCGATCCTAAAAAACCAGATTATAAGAAACAACTACGTGAATTTAGTTATTTTAAACAAGCAATTAATTGATTTGATCGTTCAACTCCAAGAATAATTCAAGAAGTTGACCAACTTGTAAATGGTAAAAGTGAAACATACTACCAACTATATGCTGATGTATATGATGGGCTTATTGACACTGTTTTAACCAACAAACCATTAACTGGAGAACAACTTCAAGGAACATATTTAACTAAAACAGTTGATCCAAAAACCGGGATGCTTTCTTATTCAAGTCAAAAAGGACAATATATTGGATTTTCACCAACTAGTAGAATTTCCTATATTTCTTTATTAAAAGCATCATCTCCATTTTTCAAAACTACTGGAATTAATTATCTAAAATATGTTGGAACTCACGAGTATGGTCACCACCAAACTCTAACTTATGCTCAAGACAACTCTGATCCATCAACTAATGTTATTCTTAATGCACTGTCAACAATTACTCAACCACAAGTGCAATCTTTTTACAATCTTAGAACCTTGCAACTTTACTTAGATGCTCGTTCATCAGGTCTTAAAATTCGTCGAAGTGATCCTGATTTGAATAGTTCACTAACAGGGGTTTTTCCAAACTTTAGTTATAAAAAAGGTGGGGAAAATAGTTTTGAAACTGAAAAAGAAATTTATGGATCAACACAAAACCAAGACATTGGTGTTTTATTAGCTGATCCAACCCGTCGTTTTTTGCAAAGTTTTAATGGACTAAAAAAAGCAGCACAATTGCGTAACTTAAAACTTTATGACCTTTTCTTACTAAACTCATTTGACACAGAATCTGGAACAATCAACCCATCAACCGAAGACAAAGCTGAATATTTCCGTCAAAGTCAAAAATTACTCAACTCAATTGTGCCAGGTTCAGTTCCTAATGCTTCACAAACTAACATTCAAAACCAAACTAAGACTTCACTTAGCCCATTTATTAGTGGTTCTGATATCAAGGATCTTTATACCCACTCTATCACAGATGGAAAAGGAAATCAAATTCAATTTGATGAAAACAATAAACCCATTATAGCAACTTATACTGTAAATTCAGATGGAGTCACGTTTAGTAATTTAGATGTGAAAGTTTTTTATCCAAATGGTAAACCAGTTATTGATGTTAAGACTTTTAAACAATCAAATAGTTTAGCAGAATTAACTCAAGCCATATCTGCAGTTCAAGAATCATTTTTAAGGCAATTAGTTGTTAAATTTTCTGACAATGGTTGAAATGGTACTTCAAACACCAACACAAGTAATGTTGAAAAATTTAGAGTAAACAGTCAAGAATGATCTAACATTTTAACTTCACTTCTTACAAATCCTGTTGAAAAATATGCATTTTTAAATAGTGTTTCAACAAATAACAAAAACAATGTTACATTTGAATTAGCAGATCATTTAGTGCAAGATCTTGACATTGAAAAGATCTTATCTAATAAAAATGAAAAAACAGATCCAAAAAACACAAAAGAAGAAAATATAAAAGAATTGTTCCAACAATTACAATTAAATGAACAAGAACGCCAAAAAATAGAAAGTATTATTCAAAAAAATACAAAATTAAAAGATAAAAATAAAATTATTGAATTTTTTAAGAAAAAACATGATGATGTTATTAATCAATTAAACACTCAATTGAAACAAATTCAAAATCAACAACAAATTGTTAATACAACTTCAGTTCAAAGTAATAATCTTTATGATGAATTGAAAAATATTGGTGATATAAAAAATTCTTTTTATCAAAAAATTAGTGATGCTATTTTTGAAAAATTATCTAAATATGTAAGTGCTTTTGACAAAGAAATTAATTTATTAGAATTATCTAAGGTATTATTAGACCAAGATAAACACACACCAACTCAAACAAGGTCTACTAAAAATGGTCAAGAGATTACAGCTAATAAAGAAATAATAAAAATTGTAACTATTTCAAATAAACTAATTAATTTATTTAAACAAAAATTATATCAAGAAGTTGCTAATAAATTAGATACACTTTTAACTTTTAAAGTGAATGGACAAACACAAAAAGCGCCTAATTTATTACAACAATTAAAAAAAGATATTTTAGCAGCTGGTGATGCTGGCAAAACTAGTGATGAGTATCATAATGAATTATTTAGATTTCGTAATTCTATTGAATTTGGTTCAATTCCATATGCCAAAATTATTGATGTAAATGGTAAAACTTATTATCAAAATCCAAAATATGATATTTTTGTTAACATCAATAAATTGGATGAACAAGGTAGAATTATTCGTTCACAAGGAACAGCTACAATTTCAGATAATTCAGAAACTGATCCAAATTCATATGATAAACCAGTTCATAAAGCACCACTTGCAACTTTATTAAAACTAGACAAATTAGATACTTTAGGTGGACTTTTTGGAATTGCACGAGATTTTACTTTCCACAAAAGATCCAATTCATCAGAATTAGATAAGTCTAAAATTTATCTAGATGCTTGAGATTCAGAATTATTTGGGTTTGATTACAATCACAACTATTTTGTTAACCAAGCTGGAACCACTTCATTTAGCAAAATGAGTAGTTTTCTAGACTTTATTTCAATTGATCCGTTTATGATGACAATTGAAAAAGTAGATGATGACTATGTTCGTAATTGAAATTTAGACTATACAATGACTAAATTTGATTTATTTAGTTATGCTTTTGACAAACTTAGTCAAGAAAATAAAACAACAACAAGCAAACCAAGTGAATCAATTCAAAATTCAACAACACTAATTGATAAATTAGCAAGTATCTTTAATCTTGATAAATCTGAAATTCAAACCAAAGTGCAAGGTTTTGCTAACACTTTGATGAATGCATTTGAGCAATCAACTTTAAACTTACTATTTAAAAATCCTGATATTAACAATAAAAATATCGATCCATTATTCTTGTCATCAGTTGGATTTAGAGGATTTACCACTTATAAAGGGAATCCATCGGATGACTCAAGTAGTTTAACTACAAAATTTGGCCCATTCCATGATCTTGAACAAGTAAAAAGCGGCTACAAAACAACTGCATTTAGATATAGAGCAATTAGTGATGTTAACTCTGTTTCATTTGCAAGTGAATCTTTTGTTGGTGATGATTTAAATAATTCAAATAAATCTCAAGTATTTAGCTGAATTAAAGATTTTCTAAATGAAAATAGCATCAAATATAATGATATTAGTCTCTATATGTTGCAATATATTGTTGGATCTAAAAATTACTTTGCGCCAGGGACAAACCAACCAATCCTTTATACTCAAAGTGATATCGAACTAACAAATTTACGTACTAAAAATCAAAATAGATCAGAGGCTAGACCTGATGATTATTTCTCAAACTATGTTTATAATTTCCCAGAATCATTAACTCGTGATTTTGTGCAAATTCACTATGTGCCAAGTCAACAAAATCTTGATAATCTTCCAAGTGCATTTTCTAATATTTCTGAAAATAACACAGGAAATGAATATTTTGTTGATGGCAGTTTAACTAAACGTTGATTCCGTTCATATATGCCAGTTTTCGATATTGGTCAAGGACGCAATCAAACTACAATAACTCCATTTACTAATTTTTATTTAACATCTTTAGTTGCTGGTTTAAGCGCTCAAAAACTTAACAACTTATATGACTCACTTAAAGAAATTTTCGAAAAAAGTCAAAAAGAACAAGTTTATAAAGCAATTAGTGATCTCCAAGTTGAAGGTCAAAAAGAAATTAGCGCTATAACTGGTAATTTTGCTGGAGATAAATATATTGACAAAGTTTTAGCTGAAAACAAAGTTTTAGAACAAAAAGAAAAAATAGCTAAAAATTTTGGAAGCAAAATTGATGAGATGGCAGGTCCTATCAACATTGCCCTACAATTAGCAATGACTAAATTCCAAGGCGAATTGCAAAATTGACATAACTATTATGATAGTACTATTTCACCATTTATTCGTGACGGAATTTGAAGAACAGGGTATATTGGTCAAAACAATTCAACTAATAATGGATTTTTCAAGGATCGTTTCCAAAGAAAAGTTCTTGATTGACAACTCTATGATGAAAATCGTAATCCTGTACATGATGACACACTTTCAATCACTGACTTGCAAGGTCAAACAGTTACCAATCGCCCAGCAGCCTATTGATATTACTTATTAAAATCAGAAGGTATTGGAGAAACAACAGTTAGTGGAATTTGACGTGATTCTCAACGTGATCAAGTTGTTTTATGAGGGTTTGTTAAAAAAGATGAAGCAAGTAAAATTAAGTATTTAACTTTCGAAGACCAATCTGGACAAAAATTCAATATTTCAGTAAGTACTAAAAACAATGATAATTTATTTTATCTCAAGCGTCAGGCAGATCCATCTACAAAATGAACTTTAGCTGATGAAGGTTATACTAGTTGAATTACTTCATGAAGTATAATTGGTGATTTTAAAAATGCTTTATTAAGACCAAATGAAAGTGGTTCGCGAGAATTTAGAGTTTACTTTAGTGATGCAAATAACAAAGAAATTCCTGGTTTACTTGATTTAGGGCACTATGAATTTGTGGCTGAAAATGGTAAAAACTATAACACAGCACCAACATTTTTAACTAAAAAAGGAGAGCAAACATATTTTGTCGTTCGGACACAATTTAGCTAA
- a CDS encoding ABC transporter ATP-binding protein → MSKYFYQRKTSIFGSFFDRYFAQYLGKFFPKIFNKYEYRRITNGTEEMLNSGDNPLVSFKNIDIIYGSGRQKNKVIHDLSFNIYDGEVLSFVGESGSGKSTTGSALAGLVSHHFGQIKIGDLILPQNKSDIRGQILTSLVKTVQMIFQDPLSSLNPYKNIYTVVTEGIDNLEIKNKGAIKNIFFQNFLESTFYQISRILKQNFSLDQQQASYLKQSFSQKIATSIEEGSKFLFSELANFLQEQNALDLEIQDLLEQKHKEFIENQDKSTSKLKRQLVVELLASVGLDESVLDRFPLEFSGGQQQRIGICRALLVRPKILIADEPISALDVSIQAQIINIFKDLKEKYNLTILFISHDLRMVEYISDRIAVVHRGRLLEIGPTQEIINNFLHPYTKSLIEAIPTIESNRESLVGYIYNPQVHNYTTENQPHWINLGNNHFILATEEEVAKWQKGEY, encoded by the coding sequence ATGTCTAAATATTTTTACCAACGCAAAACTAGTATTTTTGGTAGTTTTTTTGATAGATATTTTGCTCAATATCTTGGCAAATTTTTTCCAAAAATTTTTAACAAATATGAATATCGTCGCATTACAAATGGGACCGAAGAAATGTTAAATAGTGGTGATAATCCACTAGTTAGCTTTAAAAATATTGATATTATTTACGGAAGTGGTCGCCAAAAAAATAAAGTGATTCATGACTTGTCGTTTAATATCTATGATGGAGAAGTGCTTTCATTTGTTGGTGAATCAGGTTCTGGAAAATCAACTACAGGAAGTGCACTAGCTGGACTAGTTTCCCATCACTTTGGTCAAATTAAAATTGGTGATTTAATTTTGCCACAAAATAAATCAGATATTCGTGGCCAAATTTTAACTTCCCTTGTTAAAACAGTACAAATGATCTTCCAAGATCCACTTTCTTCGCTAAACCCTTATAAAAATATTTATACTGTAGTGACAGAAGGCATTGATAATTTAGAGATTAAAAATAAAGGTGCTATTAAAAATATCTTTTTTCAAAACTTTTTAGAATCTACTTTTTATCAAATAAGTCGAATTTTGAAGCAAAATTTTAGTTTGGATCAGCAACAAGCAAGTTATTTGAAGCAATCATTTTCTCAAAAAATAGCAACTAGCATTGAAGAAGGTTCAAAGTTTTTGTTTTCAGAACTTGCAAATTTCCTACAAGAGCAAAATGCTCTTGATTTGGAAATTCAAGATTTGCTTGAACAAAAGCATAAAGAATTTATTGAAAATCAAGACAAATCTACATCAAAATTAAAACGTCAACTAGTAGTTGAACTACTAGCTTCTGTTGGTCTTGATGAATCAGTGCTTGATCGTTTTCCACTTGAATTTAGTGGTGGACAACAACAAAGAATTGGAATTTGTCGAGCCTTACTTGTAAGACCTAAAATTTTAATTGCTGATGAGCCAATTTCAGCACTTGATGTTTCCATTCAAGCTCAAATTATTAACATCTTTAAAGATTTAAAAGAAAAATATAATCTTACAATTTTATTTATTTCTCACGATTTGAGAATGGTTGAATACATTTCAGATCGAATTGCTGTGGTTCATAGAGGACGCTTGCTTGAAATTGGACCAACTCAGGAAATTATTAATAATTTTTTGCACCCATATACTAAAAGTTTGATTGAAGCAATTCCAACCATTGAATCAAATCGCGAATCACTAGTTGGTTATATATATAATCCACAAGTTCACAACTATACAACTGAGAACCAACCACATTGAATTAATCTAGGTAATAATCATTTTATTTTAGCAACAGAAGAAGAAGTTGCTAAATGACAGAAAGGAGAATACTAA
- a CDS encoding ABC transporter ATP-binding protein — MKKRYSTKKSFKWEDIVARVKAYFQISQNRRNFDFANFAKNAPKKMINGKEHTVVAQIENLHLSFLNPANPNIQSNVIRDTSIEFYEGKIHAIIGESGSGKSVITSTLYGLPGDNAVIQSGSIKLFGNEVQHFTFRDWELSNYRGKVVSAVFQNPMSTLNPTKKIGPQIMEGMLLNKIVKDKKEAYEKAIHYLQMTKITEPEKVMKLYPHELSGGMIQRVVISAILSLEPKIIVMDEPTTALDTTVQALVLDIIRDLQARLKMTIIFITHDLGVVASLADYITIMYAGQVIEEGTREEILQFPQHPYTWGLISSMPDVNKGERLQSIRGVVPSSLNNIVGDAFAVRNDYALEQDFYEEPPFYQISQTHRVKSVLCDPRAPKVNPPAIIAQKWAKWKAAKGENNV, encoded by the coding sequence ATTAAAAAACGCTATAGCACCAAAAAATCTTTTAAATGAGAAGATATTGTTGCTCGTGTTAAGGCTTATTTTCAAATTAGCCAAAATCGAAGAAATTTTGATTTTGCTAACTTTGCCAAAAATGCTCCAAAAAAAATGATTAATGGAAAAGAGCACACAGTGGTGGCTCAAATTGAAAATTTACATTTAAGTTTTTTGAATCCAGCCAATCCAAATATTCAAAGCAATGTTATTCGTGATACATCTATTGAATTTTATGAAGGTAAAATTCATGCTATCATTGGTGAATCTGGCTCAGGAAAATCTGTTATCACATCAACTTTATATGGTTTACCAGGTGATAATGCTGTTATTCAAAGTGGATCTATTAAACTTTTTGGCAATGAAGTGCAACACTTTACCTTTAGAGATTGGGAACTTTCCAACTATCGTGGCAAAGTGGTTTCAGCTGTATTCCAAAATCCAATGTCCACACTAAATCCTACTAAAAAAATTGGTCCACAAATTATGGAAGGTATGCTTTTAAATAAAATTGTTAAGGATAAAAAAGAAGCATATGAAAAGGCTATTCATTACTTGCAAATGACTAAAATTACTGAACCTGAAAAAGTTATGAAATTATATCCACACGAACTCTCAGGTGGAATGATTCAAAGGGTTGTAATTTCGGCAATTTTATCACTCGAGCCTAAAATTATTGTTATGGATGAGCCAACAACTGCGCTCGATACTACAGTGCAAGCTTTGGTGCTTGACATCATTCGAGACTTGCAAGCTCGCTTGAAAATGACAATCATTTTCATAACTCACGATTTAGGTGTGGTGGCTTCCCTTGCAGATTACATCACCATTATGTATGCAGGTCAAGTTATTGAAGAAGGGACTCGTGAAGAAATTTTACAATTTCCACAACACCCTTATACTTGAGGACTAATTTCATCAATGCCTGATGTCAACAAGGGAGAGCGTTTACAATCAATTCGTGGAGTTGTGCCATCTAGTTTAAACAATATTGTCGGTGATGCTTTTGCTGTTCGTAATGACTATGCTTTAGAACAAGATTTTTATGAAGAACCTCCTTTTTATCAAATTAGTCAAACCCATAGAGTCAAATCAGTACTATGTGATCCAAGAGCACCTAAAGTAAATCCACCTGCTATTATTGCTCAAAAATGAGCAAAATGAAAAGCAGCTAAAGGAGAAAATAATGTCTAA
- a CDS encoding ABC transporter permease: MSVTSINEYIKKDIAPNMFLQPVAYQMWKLMSAQAQNLDKNFFAPKIGSFKEFINRFSRSFSGVFGVVIIVFLILFAIIIPFTTNSPTELRPTLKNRNYFDHNFILGTDSQGRDVWAFLWHGLRFSLLLSFVVALLDVLMGTFFGVLMGHFDVFDKIFTFIIKVVSNVPTILVLILMTLVLRPSFWVLVLSFSLTGWIGLANQVRAQIKRARNFTWVTASRVLGTPSYKVLYNFVPVIIPLLITNTVFVIPGTILGETALAFIGLSLPNVPTLGNAINSGIPIVTLFPRYVLIPAFLLILLTSSIQMIGNALQDALRRQR; encoded by the coding sequence ATGTCAGTTACATCAATTAATGAGTATATTAAAAAAGATATTGCTCCAAATATGTTTTTGCAGCCAGTTGCTTATCAAATGTGAAAATTGATGAGTGCGCAAGCACAAAATTTGGATAAAAACTTTTTTGCACCAAAAATTGGAAGTTTTAAAGAATTTATCAACCGTTTTTCTCGTTCTTTTTCAGGTGTTTTTGGTGTTGTGATTATTGTATTTTTAATTTTATTTGCAATTATCATTCCTTTTACAACTAATTCACCTACAGAACTAAGGCCAACGCTTAAAAATAGAAACTATTTTGATCACAACTTTATTTTAGGAACAGATAGTCAAGGTCGTGATGTCTGAGCATTTTTATGACATGGCTTGCGTTTCTCATTGTTACTTAGTTTTGTAGTTGCACTTTTAGATGTGCTTATGGGTACATTTTTTGGTGTGCTAATGGGTCACTTTGATGTTTTTGATAAAATTTTTACTTTTATTATCAAAGTTGTTTCAAATGTGCCAACAATTTTAGTTTTAATTTTAATGACATTAGTTTTAAGACCGAGTTTTTGAGTTTTAGTGCTTTCATTTAGTCTTACTGGTTGAATTGGACTTGCCAACCAAGTTCGAGCTCAAATCAAAAGGGCTCGAAACTTTACATGAGTAACAGCTTCTAGGGTGCTTGGAACCCCATCATACAAAGTTTTATACAACTTTGTACCAGTTATTATCCCTCTTTTAATTACCAACACTGTCTTTGTTATTCCAGGAACTATTTTAGGTGAGACAGCACTTGCCTTTATTGGTTTATCTTTACCAAATGTGCCAACATTAGGGAATGCAATTAACTCAGGAATTCCAATTGTAACTTTATTCCCACGTTATGTTTTAATTCCAGCATTTTTACTAATTTTACTAACATCCTCAATTCAAATGATTGGTAATGCATTGCAAGATGCATTAAGAAGGCAACGCTAA
- a CDS encoding ABC transporter permease — MWKKIFKSPEITERNYVDAAKIDKNEADIDENQIFYVRKPKVQKYSWLKYIDFDSFLFRFSTKILKIFVEFIVVAWIVLTLVFLLIESIPGEPHFLDGLTEAQKAAEKHTYGLDLPLAQRYFNYLWHFINLDFGVSYSLRPRVEINDFIWQRFLTSFSIGIFSVFLTIAIGVPLGIAVGKNPGKFLDNLATVWIAVFSSIPSLVFALVLLIIGQRSGIPYIFNIQDFSTFVLPALALSIGSVISYVRYIRFELNNELNSIHAKFAYLKNLTRNRFVWTHALKSSLFPIATFFPAVVLGSFIGSIFVEKIFLISGSGGIMIDAIQSKDNNIILFLVIIYSLLTIISYTLRDISYELLDPRIRRRAK; from the coding sequence ATGTGAAAGAAAATTTTTAAAAGCCCAGAAATAACTGAGCGAAATTATGTAGATGCTGCTAAAATTGACAAAAATGAAGCAGATATTGATGAAAACCAGATTTTTTATGTTAGAAAACCTAAAGTTCAAAAATATTCATGATTAAAATATATAGATTTTGATTCGTTTTTGTTTAGATTTTCAACAAAAATTTTAAAAATTTTTGTTGAATTCATAGTAGTGGCGTGAATTGTTTTGACTTTGGTGTTTTTGTTGATTGAATCCATTCCGGGTGAACCACACTTTTTAGATGGCTTGACAGAAGCTCAAAAAGCAGCAGAAAAACACACATATGGTTTGGATTTACCACTAGCTCAAAGATATTTTAACTATTTATGACACTTTATTAACTTAGATTTTGGAGTTTCATATAGTTTGAGACCACGAGTTGAAATTAATGACTTTATTTGACAAAGATTTTTAACTTCATTTTCAATTGGTATTTTTTCAGTTTTTTTAACAATAGCTATTGGAGTACCTTTAGGAATTGCTGTTGGTAAAAATCCGGGAAAATTTTTGGACAATTTAGCAACAGTGTGAATTGCAGTTTTTTCTTCTATTCCATCTTTAGTGTTTGCTTTAGTACTTCTTATTATTGGACAACGTTCAGGAATACCTTATATTTTTAACATTCAGGACTTCTCAACATTTGTCTTGCCAGCTTTAGCGCTATCAATTGGTTCAGTTATTAGTTATGTTCGTTATATTCGTTTTGAACTTAATAATGAACTAAATTCAATTCATGCTAAATTTGCATATTTGAAAAATTTAACTAGAAACCGTTTTGTTTGAACACACGCACTAAAAAGTTCACTATTTCCAATTGCAACATTTTTTCCAGCTGTGGTTTTAGGTTCATTTATTGGTTCAATTTTTGTTGAAAAAATCTTTTTAATTTCAGGTTCTGGTGGAATTATGATTGATGCAATTCAATCAAAAGATAATAATATCATTTTATTTTTAGTAATCATTTATTCACTTTTAACTATTATTTCATACACTTTGCGTGATATTAGTTATGAGTTGTTAGATCCAAGAATTCGTAGGAGAGCAAAATAA